The nucleotide sequence TATATCGATGATATTGTTACTTATAGATTCGGTCAAAATAAAACAATTGCAGTTAAGAGGAATAATTAATCAAGGATGAGTACATGTTAAGTGTTTTTTTAGAAATAGTATATGAAAGACAATTGCGTAAAATTAATTTGAAAATCCTTACCGATTTTATTAACTTAATAAAAGAAGAAGCTTTATCAAACGGAGCGGAAATTATACAAGACCAAGGCAGTTTTTATTTTTTATTTAAAAAAAAATCGATTGCTTATGCTTTTTCTACTGCCAGATTTTTATATAATGTAAATAAAATATTAATTTCATATAAAAATAAGATTGCCGAAGTAAGATGTATTACAAATTATTATGAAGAAGAAGTTTTAAATGAGGTTTTATTTGAATCTTTATCCTTGTATAAAAAACAATTAATACCTGAAATGGGTATCTTTGCTTCAAAAGAGGCTTCCGATAAACTTTCAAAATATATTGATTTTAATGAAACGGAGGAGTCCGTTTTATTATGTAACGCATTTAAGTTTTTTGAAAATATTAATTTAACTTCTAATAAAAACATTGAAAAAAATGCTTCGATAATATTGCATCGAAATGATAATTATTTTTGGTCTATATATAATTTTATTTTGGCTAATCCCTTGGATAATGATTGTTTAAAAGCCATGAGTGCTGAAGATAGAGTTTCTTTTTTAGCTACAAAGAATGTTTATATTTATCTAAAAAAACATAGATTTTCTAAAGATATGCCTCAATATTTTGTTGATGCTTTTTTAACAAATACTGCAATATACTTAAAAAATTACATAAAAAAACAAAATGCCGGGACATCGATAAAAGTTTTAATAGATAATCTTGACGATAAAAAAAATTTGGAAGAAGCAGAAAAAATATATGCAGTTAATAAATATATGGAAATAGAGGCTTTAGATTCTTCCTTACCGTCAATATATAATATTCCTGATGATTTATTACAACTGATATATATTATTCTTGTTTCAAGTAAATATTTTTTCTATGATGAGATTAGTGATTTTTTAGTTTCATTGAATAAAAGCAAGGCTTTTTTTGATGATGTTTATGCTTGGATGTATTCAATGGGAATTATTTTAGTCGAGAATAATATATATGCCGTGCCTTATGGCTTACCTGAAATTATTGAAAGACGTATTAATCTTAGCAAAAACATGGTAGATTCAAATATAACCGAATATTTATGGACTAAATATAAAAAAGGAATTTTAAATGCAAATCCTGAGGCCGAAAAAATATTTGATTCCTTAAATTTTAAATGTAAGCCTGATTTTTTACTTGCTTCAATATTTCATAATTATTCTGACTCTTCTATTGAAGGTTTAGATTTAAAAAAATATAAAAACGAAATTTTTTATGACGCATTAAAATATTATCAAAATTCTATTATTGCAAATATAGATGATAGTACAGCAAAATCCTATGCATATTTAAAAACTGCAATCGGTTTTTTTCAAGAAAATAAATTGGAATCGGGAGAGTATAGAGCTTTTTCTTTGCTTGCCTTCTTTAATTTAATGCAAAATAAAATATCCGATGCTATTACTTATTTTTCCTATGCTCTTGATAATGCCGAGCATTCTCATGATACATCCTTTATCTGTGATGCATTATTTAATATTAGTGTCGTTTATTTCTTACAAAATAACTTAAAGCAATCTATAACTTTTTTAGACCGTTTAGCTGCTGCCGTTGATGAATATTTTGAACAGGATTGGAAAATTCCATATCTTTTTATGAAAGGCCGTGTTTATTTGCAAATAGGAGAGTTTAATAAGGCTGCAGACAGTTTTAGGATGGCATCGGATTTTGCTGATTTATATTTTGATAAAATAGAACCATTATGTAAATCTTGGTATGGCCGTTCTTTAATTTATATGGGGCAAATAAAAAACGGTCAAGAGATTTTACTAAAATATATCGATTATACTGATGATGCTTTATTGTTTTTGCTTGAGTCTTTTTTATTCTATCCTGTTTTAAATAATGACTTTGAAAAAATGAATTTGGATATATCTTCTATCTATAGTGCATATAATAATTCCGGCCTAACGGATTTTATAAACTTAAAATCGGGTTTTAGTATTGCTGAAGATCTGATCTGGTCCAATATATATAATATGTCTATTGGGAAAAAGATGTTTGATGCTTTTTATAATTATTATAATTGTAAAATTAACTTTTCAAAGATGTATGATATCGAAGAATGTAAGATTTTTTTATCAAATCTGGAAGCATCGGCTGTTGAATCCCTTTATCAAAATGGTCCTTATTCATCTTTATATATGTATCTGTGTTATGATTTATCCGTTAAGTTATACGGAGAAAGTTCTTCTCAAACTATTGCCTATCTAAGTAAAGCTTTTAAGTCAATGCAAAAAAATGTATTGGCAATAGGTGAAAACGATATACGTGACAAGTATATGCAAAATAATTTATGGAACTCAAAACTTTTTAAGATTGCAAAAAATCAAAAACTTATTTAGCATTGGAATATTTATGAAACGTTTTATATCCGCTTTTTTTTATTGTTTTTTTATTTACACGGCTCTTTTTGGTGATGATGAAAGTATCAAGGCTTATATTTCGGAAATGAGTATGCAAGACAAGGCTTCTCAAGTTCTAATGATGAGTATTGAAGGAAAAAAAACTTTTCCGCCTTATTTAAGCTCTTATTTCGATTCTTATACACCCGGTGCTTTTATTTTATTCGGATATAATTTTTCGAATACTCCTGAAGCTTGTGCTTCTTATATAAAATCGGTTAAGCAGTCTATACAAAATTTGTCTAAATCCCAAACATTTGTACCGCCTTTTTTTG is from Treponema denticola and encodes:
- a CDS encoding tetratricopeptide repeat protein encodes the protein MLSVFLEIVYERQLRKINLKILTDFINLIKEEALSNGAEIIQDQGSFYFLFKKKSIAYAFSTARFLYNVNKILISYKNKIAEVRCITNYYEEEVLNEVLFESLSLYKKQLIPEMGIFASKEASDKLSKYIDFNETEESVLLCNAFKFFENINLTSNKNIEKNASIILHRNDNYFWSIYNFILANPLDNDCLKAMSAEDRVSFLATKNVYIYLKKHRFSKDMPQYFVDAFLTNTAIYLKNYIKKQNAGTSIKVLIDNLDDKKNLEEAEKIYAVNKYMEIEALDSSLPSIYNIPDDLLQLIYIILVSSKYFFYDEISDFLVSLNKSKAFFDDVYAWMYSMGIILVENNIYAVPYGLPEIIERRINLSKNMVDSNITEYLWTKYKKGILNANPEAEKIFDSLNFKCKPDFLLASIFHNYSDSSIEGLDLKKYKNEIFYDALKYYQNSIIANIDDSTAKSYAYLKTAIGFFQENKLESGEYRAFSLLAFFNLMQNKISDAITYFSYALDNAEHSHDTSFICDALFNISVVYFLQNNLKQSITFLDRLAAAVDEYFEQDWKIPYLFMKGRVYLQIGEFNKAADSFRMASDFADLYFDKIEPLCKSWYGRSLIYMGQIKNGQEILLKYIDYTDDALLFLLESFLFYPVLNNDFEKMNLDISSIYSAYNNSGLTDFINLKSGFSIAEDLIWSNIYNMSIGKKMFDAFYNYYNCKINFSKMYDIEECKIFLSNLEASAVESLYQNGPYSSLYMYLCYDLSVKLYGESSSQTIAYLSKAFKSMQKNVLAIGENDIRDKYMQNNLWNSKLFKIAKNQKLI